The following are from one region of the Bos mutus isolate GX-2022 chromosome 18, NWIPB_WYAK_1.1, whole genome shotgun sequence genome:
- the CNFN gene encoding cornifelin, producing MSYPVTSQPQSASTCYQTQLSDWHTGLTDCCNDMPVCLCGTFAPLCLACRISDDFGECCCTPYLPGGLHSLRTGMRERYRIQGSIGKDWAALTFCLPCALCQMARELKIRE from the exons ATGTCCTACCCAGTGACCAGTCAGCCCCAAAGCGCCAGCACCTGCTACCAGACCCAGCTCAGTGACTGGCACACCGGCCTCACGGACTGCTGCAACGACATGCCCGTCT GTCTGTGCGGCACCTTCGCCCCCCTGTGCCTCGCCTGCCGCATCTCCGACGACTTCGGCGAGTGCTGCTGCACGCCCTACCTGCCCGGAGGCCTGCACTCCCTGCGCACCGGCATGCGCGAGCGCTACCGCATCCAG GGTTCCATCGGGAAGGACTGGGCAGCCCTCACCTTTTGTTTGCCCTGCGCGCTCTGTCAGATGGCGCGGGAACTGAAGATCCGAGAGTAA